In Bythopirellula goksoeyrii, a single window of DNA contains:
- a CDS encoding polysaccharide lyase — MTRILNILYGATFTLLTLLADVCLGQYPDISPEVAAESKKRMDAIQEHSDAAWRKALPTIRQWEAKDKPYIPWAKTPSDLPQASIPSFPGAQGGGMYSFGGRGGKVYVVTNLNDRGPGSFRDALEAGGPRFVVFNVAGIIKLKERILVRAPYLTIDGSHAPGDGVCIAGDTVEIETHDVIIRHLRFRRGATWVGDRNDSLGGNPVGNIIIDHVSASWGLDENLSMYRHMYEPPDGSREQKLPTVNITIQNSIFSEALDTYNHSFGSTLGGYNSTFHHNLWACNTGRNPSVGMIYDFTFANNVLFNWRHRTIDGGDHRSFYTIVNNYFKPGPITDQSRPISYRILKPEKRRSPSFNLDFGKAYVAGNVVDGNEQVTRDNWNGGVQFEEEELLASSEQLTQKQLRSGMADLSPKQRRSLVEETRSEILAQVRADQPYPHSYLTIQTAEEAYAFVLDNAGATLPKRDEVDQRVVEMVRTGEVGYREGKGIITDIEQVGGYPNYEGEPYQDTDGDGMPDQWELSHNLDPVDPSDATGDLNLDGYTHIEDFLYGLDPGTLYDPWSTPKTYRDLFWQ; from the coding sequence ATGACTCGTATTTTGAATATCCTCTATGGAGCCACGTTTACGCTTCTGACTTTGCTGGCAGATGTATGCCTTGGCCAATACCCCGATATTAGTCCTGAAGTTGCTGCGGAGTCAAAGAAGCGTATGGACGCTATCCAGGAGCACTCAGACGCCGCTTGGCGAAAAGCACTGCCCACAATACGCCAGTGGGAAGCCAAGGATAAGCCCTATATTCCTTGGGCCAAAACGCCGAGCGACTTACCTCAGGCATCGATTCCTTCATTTCCAGGTGCTCAGGGGGGAGGCATGTATAGCTTCGGCGGTCGTGGGGGGAAAGTGTATGTCGTGACAAATCTCAACGATAGGGGTCCGGGAAGTTTCCGGGATGCTTTGGAAGCTGGAGGGCCTCGGTTCGTCGTCTTCAACGTGGCAGGAATCATCAAGTTGAAAGAACGAATTTTAGTACGCGCTCCTTACCTTACCATCGATGGCAGCCACGCACCGGGAGATGGAGTATGCATCGCCGGCGACACTGTTGAGATCGAGACGCATGATGTCATTATTCGTCACCTGCGGTTTCGGCGAGGGGCGACGTGGGTTGGCGATCGCAACGATTCCTTAGGAGGTAATCCAGTAGGGAACATTATTATTGACCACGTTTCGGCAAGTTGGGGTTTGGACGAAAACTTGTCAATGTACCGCCACATGTATGAGCCGCCTGATGGTAGTCGGGAACAGAAGCTTCCGACAGTAAATATTACGATTCAGAACTCCATCTTTAGTGAAGCTTTGGATACCTACAACCATTCCTTTGGCAGTACTTTAGGAGGCTACAACAGCACGTTCCACCACAATCTTTGGGCCTGCAACACAGGGCGCAACCCCAGTGTTGGAATGATTTACGATTTTACCTTTGCCAATAACGTCCTTTTTAATTGGCGGCATCGAACGATTGACGGCGGTGACCATCGCAGTTTTTACACAATCGTAAACAACTATTTCAAGCCTGGCCCTATTACTGACCAATCACGTCCGATCAGTTACCGAATCCTCAAGCCGGAGAAGCGCAGGAGTCCGAGCTTCAATCTCGACTTTGGTAAGGCATATGTGGCCGGCAATGTAGTCGATGGAAATGAACAGGTCACCAGGGACAACTGGAATGGCGGGGTCCAATTTGAGGAAGAAGAGCTGTTGGCTAGTTCTGAACAATTAACTCAAAAGCAGCTTAGGTCGGGAATGGCTGATCTTTCACCGAAGCAACGCAGGTCTCTTGTAGAGGAAACACGGTCTGAAATTCTTGCCCAGGTAAGAGCAGATCAGCCCTACCCCCATTCTTACTTGACAATCCAGACTGCCGAGGAGGCATATGCATTTGTCCTGGACAACGCTGGAGCTACACTTCCAAAACGCGACGAAGTTGATCAGCGCGTGGTTGAAATGGTTCGAACGGGGGAAGTCGGCTATCGGGAAGGCAAGGGAATAATTACTGATATCGAACAAGTTGGTGGGTATCCCAATTACGAGGGCGAACCTTATCAAGATACCGATGGCGACGGTATGCCCGATCAGTGGGAGCTGAGTCATAATCTTGACCCAGTTGATCCATCCGATGCCACTGGCGATCTCAATCTCGACGGGTATACACATATCGAAGACTTTCTCTATGGATTAGATCCCGGCACGCTATACGACCCCTGGTCCACTCCGAAAACCTATCGGGATTTATTCTGGCAGTAG
- a CDS encoding DUF3826 domain-containing protein — MLKEPGFLNNTFLFIMFSKRHIILSLSFAIWLQLFTATRSQTAVDDKSSQEEAYSQAIAARSRAIVDKLELTDEDCVQRTEQLIAEQYRALREIHDSRDAEIASLKDTAGENEQRVGVLIERVRQDSLIKQFNLHRSFVAQLAVELNSDQVNGVKDGMTYGVVPATYARYLQKLPNLSEDEKRTVLAFLIEAREYAMDAGTSDEKHGWFRKYKGKINNYLSAAGYKM; from the coding sequence ATGCTAAAAGAACCGGGATTTCTCAATAACACTTTCTTATTCATTATGTTTTCCAAGCGTCACATCATACTGTCACTTAGTTTCGCGATTTGGTTGCAGCTTTTTACTGCAACACGCTCACAAACTGCCGTTGACGACAAAAGCAGTCAGGAGGAGGCGTACTCTCAGGCGATCGCTGCAAGATCCCGCGCCATTGTTGATAAACTCGAACTCACTGACGAGGACTGTGTCCAACGCACCGAGCAATTGATAGCAGAACAATACCGGGCTTTGCGAGAAATTCATGATTCGCGCGATGCTGAGATTGCGAGCCTGAAAGACACGGCTGGAGAGAATGAGCAAAGAGTTGGAGTCTTGATCGAACGAGTGCGACAGGACTCACTGATCAAACAGTTTAACTTGCATCGAAGCTTTGTTGCCCAGTTAGCTGTGGAGTTAAATTCTGACCAAGTGAATGGCGTAAAAGACGGTATGACATACGGGGTCGTACCTGCGACGTACGCTCGCTACCTGCAAAAGCTTCCTAATCTTAGCGAAGATGAAAAACGTACGGTCTTGGCATTTTTAATAGAAGCCCGTGAGTATGCTATGGATGCTGGCACTTCGGACGAAAAACATGGTTGGTTTCGTAAATACAAAGGCAAAATCAACAACTACTTATCAGCTGCTGGTTATAAGATGTAG
- a CDS encoding class II aldolase/adducin family protein gives MTMNSVNETIEKLLELSHRIGTTEQMAILGEGNVSGQLNADQFLIKASGTELGSLTENQLVAVHSKPILKALKGSNVEDDEIEDLLLTSRVDSTALKPSVETLFHAWLLQLPHVLFVGHTHPVCVNQVLCSPRAKEFAEHRLFPDQIVYCGAESVLVPYVDPGLVLATRIADLVDDFIKRKKTFPKTILLENHGLIALGTTAKQVEATLRMTEKSARVFVGAIAAGGPIVLPQEQVDRIASRSDEHYRQRMIESN, from the coding sequence ATGACAATGAATAGTGTTAACGAAACGATCGAAAAACTCCTTGAGTTGTCTCATCGCATCGGTACGACCGAACAAATGGCGATTCTGGGCGAGGGTAATGTCTCTGGGCAGCTCAACGCTGATCAGTTCTTAATTAAGGCCAGTGGTACCGAGCTTGGTTCGCTAACGGAGAATCAACTTGTTGCTGTTCATTCTAAACCGATTCTCAAGGCTCTCAAAGGAAGCAATGTAGAGGACGATGAGATCGAGGATTTGTTGCTGACAAGCCGTGTTGACTCCACAGCATTGAAGCCTTCAGTGGAAACCTTATTCCATGCATGGCTTTTGCAATTGCCTCACGTGTTATTCGTTGGACACACGCATCCTGTATGTGTTAATCAAGTCCTCTGTTCACCGCGAGCAAAAGAGTTTGCTGAGCATCGGCTATTTCCTGATCAAATCGTTTACTGTGGAGCAGAATCTGTACTGGTGCCCTACGTCGATCCAGGGCTAGTTCTCGCTACTCGAATTGCAGATCTCGTCGATGATTTTATCAAGCGAAAGAAGACCTTTCCAAAAACCATTCTCTTAGAAAACCACGGACTCATTGCACTGGGAACAACAGCCAAGCAGGTGGAAGCCACACTCAGAATGACAGAAAAGTCGGCACGTGTGTTTGTCGGTGCAATCGCAGCAGGAGGTCCAATCGTTTTGCCTCAAGAACAAGTAGATCGCATCGCCTCTCGTTCTGACGAGCATTATCGCCAACGTATGATCGAATCGAATTGA